The Biomphalaria glabrata chromosome 1, xgBioGlab47.1, whole genome shotgun sequence sequence GATAAATCTTGCAGATTTTTATCAGGCTTTGACAACAAAGAAtgtcataaaaaataattagggaCATTGAGCTTCATGACAGCCAAAAtaccaaaattaattatttctaaTTTAGGATATTTTGTTAAGATTTTGTTAATCTTGCTTACAACTAAATCTTCTTTTTGATTCTATCACCATGTCTTgtagattttaatatttttttgtcttcagtTGCTTTATAATCACTAGAGAAGAAAATTGCACATTCTTGTAATCTAGGACTatgttaatttagttttataaataataattaattgtttttttacataatacATTAGATTTACCACCACCACAGTCAAAGACAATTGATCTACCAGATTTGGTTGAAGATGAACTTGAGGATGAAGTTAAACCAAAAGCTTCAGAAATGGCCATTGCTCAGCAGCCACCAAATAAGAAAAGCAAACAGCCTGTCAGGATTATTATTCCATCTTTAAATGAGGTATGTTTAAGGAAGTAGACACCGAAATTTCTTTACTACAAAGATTTACCAATACCTCATTCTTGTAATAGATTGATAACAACAAATACACATAAACTTAGGAAAAGTATAATcatatacaattttttatttcaaatactcCTTGGTTGGACTTAATTTCAAGTTCTCCTTGGTTGGACTTCATATTTCAAGTATTCTTTACCTGGATTTCTAAAAATTTGCTATACCTTATAAATCCACTTTCAAAAATTTTCTTACACAAAAACGTACTCTTCTAAAGAAAATTCTGCCAAaattggaattaaaaaaaaaaagtattcccAACTTGTCTGCTGTGTGCCATACGTATACTTGTTTTTCCTTCCATGATtaagtttacatttatttatttttttaaattgtgagaATGCTTGAAATGTATCacactatttaaataaaatagtatgcattctttttcattttatgtttaaatgtATCTCAATAGGTTGAAGATGATGAATCTGATAAAACTACAGCTACATCCACTACATCGGtaaattgatattttattttacacttttaaacagttttttgtttctaagaacattccttcagaagattattacatccaaaCCCAAACCTTTTGCAAGACACAGTGATGAAAGCAAGCAGGGCTACAAGTTCAGAATCATTACAATGACAGTCTGAAACACAAACCTCATGACTAAACAACCatcagtttttttgtaacatCAACGGttgtgagaaaaaaagaagaaaaaagaattgaCACAGCGCAAGGGATTTGAAAACAGTGTTGCAACTGTTATAGTCTAGGACATTGTTTTCTTTACTCCCTTACTAAGGTTTttgtctataataataattttaaatgttaatgtaattttattttgtgctggacatatttatttacttcgactttttaaaattattttttttaacagaaaacAACTGGACTGTTCTCATTACTCCCTGCACCAATGCATTCTGTCAAGAAAGAAATTAACAGACCATTGATTCCTCACATTATCACTAAAAAGCCTGCTTCTAATAAAAAGAATTGTGTACCAGACAAAAATGTACTTTCTAGCACCTCAGATAAACTTTCAGAAATACAAACTTCTGCAAATGTGTCCACTAAACATATGACAGCTTTCAATGCCCTAACTGGCTTTGAGAGTGACAGTGAAGAAGAGGAAAATGCAAATAGCAGTAACAATTTCTTCTCATTAGAGTCAACAACAGAGTCATCTAGTAAAGCATCCACTGCTACAGCTACACAAGATAAGTTCCAGATAGAGGAAATTTCAAGCTCTGGTGCAGAAACTAGTCCATCTCTGAAAGAAGCTCCCAACAGAGATGTCAGTGGTGATTCTTGTGCTGATGTTAGTGAAAGTGAATCTGATGCAGCTCTTGCTGGTCCAGAACCAGGGGCTATCAATGATGCACCACTTGACTTTATGAGAATGAACCAATTGAGGTCCTGGCCCGGATCTTCTTATGGCTTTCTGCCAGCAGTTGGACTTTCAGGACCTGTTACTCCTGCAGCCTATACCTCATTTGAGAATTCATTATCTGTGCCTTCCAATTCACAGTATAATTTAGCCAATACAGAGGTatcttgtttatttataaaatacaattttttttctattaagacttaatttaatatttaaagaaattaatgaaaGACATTGAATCGAAATGCAGGATCATGGTTTAATATAAACTGTACAAAGTGgttcaaatataaaaatcactattagcggctcccgaaaggggaaaagtttTGTTGGAAAGGTCTATCTGTTTGTttgtccatccgtcccgtttaaatcttgtaaactagaataCATATTGGAAAtacgacatcataatattttagtccttTCAAAGTtgtgatgcaacagctacttttttcttttcttatagcgaaaaatcaaatttttaaaatcacttatgcaagcagttttttcataaaaatacatgacttttacaactattcactattaatagtaacaaacatcggaggctctttagtaggggagatgactatttgccatatttttaacacatttatgcaaatggttttagttgttgttttttttttttcaaaaaaattttttttttacatttgtattgctacattatgtaagttctgtcctactaagtactacatttacccaaaaataatctttacatttttttatgagaaaaaaatctatttagtatgcatataagttggacataatttaaaacaacaattaataagtagtttttcatattattacgCGAATTGCTACATAGCCCTATTGCCCTAGAACAcctaactaaaggaatttttttttttactgaaatgtttttttatttttttttttattttttttaaggatttgaataagaaattgaccctttaaaaaacaattagttcaattagatattcattataagacatcagtttggccaggttcacatttaacttcaccttcactttcacctatcctttggtctgctggaccactggggcaccacacaagatctgtcaaccttctttctccattcttctctgtcatttgtctttgatagaatttaattctgatgttctttctgaaaatattgatacctgcatttttacctacctgggtggaccacttcgggggctgattttgagtttgcgtttccacacaaactgtttttatAACCTTGTTAGCTTTAAGTTTActtgaaaatataattttaatgtgCATTAACTGGGATATAGCAGCTTaagatgttttaaaaagtaacataaGTTTTGATGAATGAATATAATCTGTATAGTAAAAATGTATGTTATTTTCTCTTGTTGTTTTTGTCTAAGGACCATTAATAGTATTGAAAGTCTCAATTGTAAATTACTTCTTTATAAATGTTATTATCCTGGTAGTTTTGTAATTTAACATATTTTCTTGATTTTATATTTCTAACTCATTTAAGGTTTAATGAAATTActtttaagaaaagaaataatgctCTGTCATCTATATAAGTCCATCTAATAAAGAAAATGTTGGCGCAAAATCATAAATGAActtgtaaaacaattttaaactaTGAGACCTCAAAATAAATAAGTTAGGCTTCTCACTATCCTGCAGAAGTTTCAGCATTTCAAATTGCTCTGCTTAGCTGACATAATACATTTCTTGTTTTGGAATAGCTTTCTAGCTAGGCTTAATACTTAGTCAATCAGTAAAAGGAAAATGAAATAGGGCCTATGTAGTTCATgaatacaatttctttttatttacatttacacatataaagacctatatattttaatttaaggaTGAAAATGTCAATGACATTGAACAAGGCATGATGGAAGAAGATGATCTCATGAAATTTATGAATGACA is a genomic window containing:
- the LOC106070511 gene encoding proline-rich protein PRCC-like, which translates into the protein MSLGLVAYGASDDSDTSDNEQANLDQNVHAASGGVSGHISDEDDFQTVSSTSAPIFAHLSSSLYSKDTFSNSNSSAFDNDINSTSLTSLEDLPPPQSKTIDLPDLVEDELEDEVKPKASEMAIAQQPPNKKSKQPVRIIIPSLNEVEDDESDKTTATSTTSKTTGLFSLLPAPMHSVKKEINRPLIPHIITKKPASNKKNCVPDKNVLSSTSDKLSEIQTSANVSTKHMTAFNALTGFESDSEEEENANSSNNFFSLESTTESSSKASTATATQDKFQIEEISSSGAETSPSLKEAPNRDVSGDSCADVSESESDAALAGPEPGAINDAPLDFMRMNQLRSWPGSSYGFLPAVGLSGPVTPAAYTSFENSLSVPSNSQYNLANTEDENVNDIEQGMMEEDDLMKFMNDKEFQRLQGKRKRGAEEAISFVDANVDDYVDPSEVSKHLTEESSYVSHKNKDNLPTAQQRRKKQITYLAYQAKEREMELKNTWAQNKLTKKQTQSKYGF